In Tessaracoccus flavus, the following are encoded in one genomic region:
- a CDS encoding PH domain-containing protein, with protein sequence MGRLLEPQIEAHLLEIEGERVIDEVRKHWAATFWWYCLAGLSLPLFVSMVWARGLFWIPLALGLAALSVGLWKIHVAYMDRFVITNMRVFRVNGVFNTNLATMPMSRILDISMKQPFLGQLCGYGHFVFETAAQDQGLRDITFVGDPQRRDLIIQRVIARAGLRTKMQMDDEDSDGS encoded by the coding sequence GAGATCGAGGGGGAGCGGGTGATCGATGAGGTGCGCAAGCACTGGGCTGCCACCTTCTGGTGGTACTGCCTGGCGGGGCTGAGCCTGCCGCTGTTCGTCTCGATGGTGTGGGCGCGCGGCCTGTTCTGGATCCCGCTGGCCCTGGGGCTGGCGGCTCTGTCGGTCGGACTGTGGAAGATCCACGTCGCCTACATGGACCGCTTCGTCATCACCAACATGCGCGTCTTCCGCGTCAACGGGGTCTTCAACACCAACCTCGCCACGATGCCGATGAGCCGCATCCTCGACATCTCGATGAAGCAGCCCTTCCTCGGGCAGCTGTGCGGCTACGGCCACTTCGTGTTCGAGACTGCGGCGCAGGATCAGGGCCTGCGCGACATCACGTTCGTCGGCGACCCGCAGCGCCGCGACCTGATCATCCAGCGCGTCATCGCCCGCGCCGGCCTCCGCACCAAGATGCAGATGGACGACGAGGACAGCGACGGCTCCTAG